One Nitrospirota bacterium genomic region harbors:
- a CDS encoding ATP-binding protein, whose protein sequence is MTASAKNPLVLGVSAGLFVLIVVVETVAPANVVGAYGFVLPILLIATARNRRLMYLTVALCILATYVGLLRPTKPGRFVSAAINRSVVAGVLIGVAYFAMTREERKAREEAARAELARQTENLLRANQQLAEIKDALGRSERLAAVGQLVASVAHEVGTPLHSIAWHVQALAEEPAATEDMRKRIEIIDSQINRVVRIIEELLTSTRQRRPNPARLPVECLVQPVMSLMGPSFASKGVALRAEGGRDLPPIWGDAEQLQQVLVNLVANALAATEAGGEVVIALGSRPVTPEEAQARGQAGETPIGTMVTLTVRDTGCGMPAEHLARAFEPFFTTKALGDGTGLGLFLSRQIVHAHGGSLSIESTVGKGTTVVIGLPSYVEAETGVGATYGDARA, encoded by the coding sequence ATGACGGCGTCGGCGAAGAATCCGCTCGTGCTCGGCGTCTCGGCCGGTCTCTTCGTGCTGATCGTGGTCGTCGAGACGGTCGCGCCGGCCAACGTCGTCGGGGCCTACGGGTTCGTGCTCCCGATTCTCCTGATCGCGACGGCCAGGAACCGGCGGCTCATGTACCTGACCGTCGCCCTCTGCATCCTGGCGACCTACGTGGGGCTGCTGAGGCCGACCAAGCCGGGACGGTTCGTGTCCGCGGCCATCAACCGGTCGGTGGTGGCGGGCGTCCTGATCGGGGTCGCCTATTTCGCGATGACGCGCGAAGAGCGGAAGGCCCGGGAAGAGGCGGCCCGCGCCGAGCTGGCCCGCCAGACCGAGAATTTGCTGCGGGCCAACCAGCAGCTCGCCGAGATCAAGGACGCCCTCGGACGCTCCGAGCGCCTGGCCGCGGTCGGTCAACTGGTGGCGTCGGTGGCCCACGAGGTGGGGACGCCGCTCCATTCCATCGCCTGGCACGTGCAGGCGCTGGCCGAGGAGCCTGCCGCCACCGAGGACATGCGCAAGCGGATCGAGATCATCGACTCCCAGATCAACCGGGTCGTCCGGATCATCGAGGAACTGCTCACCTCCACCAGGCAGCGAAGGCCCAACCCCGCCCGGCTGCCGGTCGAATGCCTGGTCCAGCCGGTCATGTCGCTGATGGGCCCCTCGTTCGCGAGCAAGGGCGTCGCGCTCCGGGCGGAGGGCGGCCGGGACTTGCCGCCCATCTGGGGGGACGCGGAGCAGTTGCAGCAGGTGCTGGTCAACCTCGTGGCCAACGCGCTGGCGGCCACGGAGGCGGGGGGCGAGGTCGTGATCGCGCTGGGGAGCCGGCCCGTGACGCCCGAGGAGGCGCAGGCGCGGGGGCAGGCCGGTGAGACGCCGATCGGGACGATGGTGACCCTGACCGTGCGGGACACGGGATGCGGGATGCCGGCCGAGCACCTGGCCCGGGCCTTCGAGCCGTTCTTCACGACCAAGGCTCTCGGCGACGGGACCGGCCTGGGGCTGTTCCTGAGCCGCCAGATCGTGCACGCGCACGGCGGATCGCTCTCGATCGAGAGCACGGTCGGGAAGGGGACGACGGTCGTGATCGGGCTGCCGAGCTACGTGGAAGCCGAAACGGGCGTCGGGGCGACGTACGGTGATGCAAGAGCCTGA
- the malQ gene encoding 4-alpha-glucanotransferase, which translates to MSDRSEQSLLDELAQHYGVAPDYYDVWGRRHVVADETKRAILTAMGLRVETRDAVQRELAAWSEAPWRQPCDPVLVRRIGASPGSWSFRLPVEAAEDRTVRVRWEVRDEEGSLRHEGEAGPDLAPVEIKDIAGRRHARFELPVPTELPMGYYDLRARGLTAAGAVEGRLRLILVPSQCYLPARLSHGGRTWGLALQLYALRSAANWGVGDFRDLSDLVGWAAQDLGAGVIGLNPLHVLKNESPYYISPYSPDSRLFLNPLYLAVEEVPEVRESAQAQAILADPTFRAELDLLRKGEMVDYDRAHRAKMTVLEAAYATFREQHLREESDGRWAPAGERGQAFERFVREQGEPLERFSLFQALAEELRRQDPRVCGWQEWPEAFRDPSSLAVASFRTAQASRVRFYQYLQWVAAEQLRTVAELGRRLGMPIGLYHDLALGSDRSGSDAWASQGAFALGADSGCPPDAFAPDGQNWGLPPMDPHRLRASGYALFVGLLRRNLAFGGALRLDHVMGLFRLFWIPRGFPASAGAYVHYPHEDLLGILALESVRQQAVIVGEDLGTVPDWIKERLAASRVLSYRVLYFERWDDGSWKRPNSYPQQAVAVVTTHDLPTLAGFWAGRDIEIRSALRSGQDQAAVKRALDERQKDKVRLLAALKEEGLLPEDLPEETEPGPLVTPGLCRAVHLFLARSPAAIVLATLEDIVGEVDQANLPGTVESHPNWSRKVSESLEGLKQDARLPLLAGALWTTRSLKARG; encoded by the coding sequence ATGAGTGATCGGAGCGAACAGTCGTTGCTGGACGAGCTGGCACAGCATTACGGGGTTGCTCCGGACTATTACGACGTCTGGGGCCGGCGGCACGTGGTCGCGGACGAGACCAAGCGGGCGATCCTGACCGCGATGGGTCTGCGGGTGGAGACGAGAGACGCCGTGCAGCGGGAGCTGGCGGCCTGGTCCGAGGCTCCGTGGCGGCAGCCCTGCGATCCCGTGCTGGTGCGGCGGATCGGCGCCTCGCCAGGAAGCTGGTCCTTCCGCCTGCCGGTGGAGGCGGCCGAAGACCGGACGGTGCGAGTCCGCTGGGAGGTCCGGGACGAGGAGGGCAGCCTGCGGCACGAGGGAGAAGCGGGGCCCGACCTCGCGCCGGTCGAGATCAAAGACATCGCCGGCCGCCGTCACGCCCGGTTCGAGCTGCCGGTGCCGACGGAGTTGCCGATGGGCTACTACGACCTGCGGGCCCGCGGCCTGACGGCGGCCGGCGCCGTGGAGGGACGCCTGCGGCTGATCCTGGTCCCGAGCCAGTGCTATCTGCCGGCGCGGCTGTCCCATGGCGGCCGGACTTGGGGGCTGGCTCTGCAACTGTACGCCCTCCGTTCGGCCGCGAACTGGGGCGTGGGGGATTTCCGCGACCTCTCCGATCTCGTGGGGTGGGCGGCGCAGGATCTGGGGGCCGGAGTCATCGGCCTGAATCCCCTCCACGTGCTGAAGAACGAGAGCCCCTACTACATCAGTCCCTATTCGCCCGACAGCCGGCTGTTCCTCAACCCGCTCTACCTCGCGGTGGAGGAGGTGCCCGAGGTGCGGGAGTCGGCGCAGGCCCAGGCCATCCTGGCCGATCCGACGTTTCGGGCCGAGCTGGACCTGTTGCGCAAGGGCGAGATGGTGGATTATGACCGGGCGCATCGAGCCAAGATGACCGTGCTCGAAGCCGCCTACGCGACGTTCCGGGAGCAGCACCTCCGGGAGGAATCGGATGGACGCTGGGCTCCGGCCGGCGAGCGGGGGCAGGCCTTCGAGCGGTTCGTGCGGGAGCAGGGCGAGCCGCTCGAGCGGTTTTCCCTGTTCCAGGCCCTCGCGGAAGAGCTTCGGCGGCAGGATCCCCGGGTCTGCGGCTGGCAGGAATGGCCGGAAGCCTTCCGCGACCCAAGCTCGCTAGCGGTCGCGTCGTTCCGGACCGCCCAGGCGTCGCGCGTCCGGTTCTACCAGTATCTCCAGTGGGTGGCCGCGGAGCAGCTCCGGACGGTGGCGGAGCTGGGGCGGCGGCTGGGGATGCCGATCGGGCTCTACCACGACCTGGCACTGGGGAGCGACCGCTCCGGCAGCGACGCCTGGGCTTCCCAGGGAGCCTTCGCCTTGGGGGCGGACAGCGGCTGTCCGCCCGACGCCTTTGCGCCGGACGGACAGAACTGGGGACTGCCGCCGATGGACCCTCACCGGTTGCGCGCCAGCGGGTATGCGCTGTTCGTCGGACTGCTCCGCCGGAACCTGGCCTTCGGCGGCGCCCTCCGCCTGGACCACGTCATGGGGCTCTTCCGGCTGTTCTGGATTCCGCGGGGCTTCCCCGCCTCGGCCGGCGCCTACGTCCACTATCCCCACGAGGATCTGCTCGGCATCCTGGCCCTGGAGAGCGTGCGCCAGCAGGCCGTCATCGTCGGGGAGGACCTGGGCACCGTGCCGGACTGGATCAAGGAGCGGCTGGCCGCCTCCCGGGTCCTGTCCTATCGGGTCCTCTACTTCGAGCGCTGGGACGATGGAAGCTGGAAGAGGCCGAACAGCTATCCGCAGCAGGCGGTGGCCGTGGTGACCACGCACGACCTGCCCACTCTGGCCGGCTTCTGGGCCGGTCGGGACATCGAAATCCGGTCCGCCCTCAGAAGCGGCCAGGACCAGGCGGCCGTGAAGCGGGCCCTGGACGAGCGGCAAAAGGACAAGGTCCGGTTGCTGGCGGCGCTGAAGGAAGAGGGCCTGTTGCCCGAGGACCTGCCGGAGGAGACGGAGCCCGGTCCGCTCGTGACGCCGGGCCTCTGCCGGGCCGTGCACCTGTTCCTGGCTCGGTCTCCGGCGGCGATCGTGCTGGCGACGCTCGAGGACATCGTGGGGGAGGTGGACCAGGCCAACCTGCCCGGCACCGTCGAGAGCCACCCGAACTGGTCCCGGAAGGTGTCCGAATCGCTGGAGGGGCTGAAACAGGACGCCCGGCTTCCGCTGCTGGCCGGGGCCCTGTGGACGACCCGCTCCCTGAAGGCGCGAGGATGA
- a CDS encoding DUF72 domain-containing protein — protein MTRLPFVPDQPATEPPACLRFGTSSWAYEGWKGLVYRKPYSKSRFAQDCLAEYAAYEYQGRRLFRTVGLDHSFYRPPTHDQLAHYAAQVPSDFHVCPKVWEEITIPAYANLPRYGPKAGMNNPRFLDAAVCEELVLAPTLQSLGDRTGPFIFEFQRFGLEPDRFLAALDRFFARLPAGPLYAVEVRHPAVLGARYHDLLKAHGVAHVYNHWTSMPPLAAQHAAMGKRFPGRSVVVRLLTPLGLSHADAVRRYRPYDRLVQPVPRMRADTLALIRQALAERLPAYLLVNNRAEGNAPLTIQALLDALGQPADREAPEV, from the coding sequence GTGACTCGACTTCCGTTCGTTCCAGACCAGCCGGCGACCGAGCCGCCGGCCTGCCTACGGTTCGGGACCAGCTCCTGGGCCTACGAAGGGTGGAAGGGCCTGGTCTATCGGAAGCCCTATTCCAAAAGCCGTTTTGCCCAGGACTGCCTCGCCGAATATGCCGCCTACGAATACCAGGGCCGCCGCCTCTTCAGGACCGTCGGGCTGGACCATTCCTTCTACCGTCCCCCGACGCACGACCAACTGGCTCACTACGCCGCCCAGGTGCCGAGCGACTTCCACGTCTGCCCGAAGGTGTGGGAGGAGATCACCATCCCCGCCTACGCCAACCTGCCCCGCTACGGGCCGAAGGCCGGGATGAACAACCCCCGCTTCCTGGACGCGGCGGTCTGCGAAGAACTGGTTCTGGCCCCGACGCTCCAGTCCCTCGGGGACAGGACCGGCCCCTTCATCTTCGAGTTTCAGCGGTTCGGCTTGGAGCCGGACCGATTCCTTGCGGCCCTGGACCGGTTCTTTGCCCGCCTGCCGGCCGGGCCTCTGTATGCGGTGGAAGTGCGTCACCCAGCGGTCCTGGGCGCCCGCTACCACGACCTGCTCAAGGCCCACGGCGTCGCCCACGTCTACAACCATTGGACCTCCATGCCCCCGCTGGCCGCCCAGCACGCGGCCATGGGCAAGCGCTTTCCCGGCCGGTCGGTGGTGGTCCGGCTGCTCACGCCGTTGGGCCTGTCCCACGCCGACGCCGTGCGGCGATACAGGCCCTACGACCGGCTGGTGCAGCCGGTTCCGCGGATGCGGGCGGACACGCTCGCCTTGATCCGGCAAGCCCTGGCCGAACGCCTCCCCGCCTACCTGTTGGTCAACAACCGCGCCGAGGGCAACGCTCCGCTCACGATCCAGGCCCTGCTCGACGCCCTGGGCCAGCCCGCCGATCGCGAAGCCCCCGAGGTTTGA